GAGAGGATAGTTATGACCATGGCAGACTGAGAATTGCATATAATCAACTGCACCCTAAGTATAAATGTACAGGGGATACTTATGTAATTGACTTAAACACACACAACACAGATGACATGACTCAGGTTGACTCATAAACCTAATATTTAGTTTAGGAGTTTGAAAATTGGTAAAATAAAATAAGAACAGAAAATATGACTCTCTATCTAATAATTCAATACCAGGACCACTATATTATCACAAAACCTAACATGTAAAATTGTAATTACATTATATTATGTTCACATATTAATATGAAGCTAATAGTGTGTACTACTAGTCAGATTGTACCTTGTACTGTACACTTATCATTTGTACTATGTAATGTATGTATCACGTGTGTATATGTAGTCCAGTAGTTTAGTCCAGAATAGCAGCATAGTTAGTTAGCTACAATAGTGGACAATTAGCTTTTCACAATGTATATAAATACTTGTATCTGGAAATCAATGAAGGCGACACAGTTTTATCATTTACATGGTATCAGGCCACTAAAAAATTACCTTTAACAGCCGATCCattcttcttcatcattctcttcTTCAACCTTTTTTCATTCCCACTCGATCTCTTCAATGGCTGCTGCCAGATTACACCCTGCCATTACCGTTAGCAATATCAAAAACTTTGTTCCAATTACTCTCGAACTCAACACCAGCCACTACTCTTCATGGGCCGAGTTATTCAAAATTCATTGTCAAGCTTTTGATGTTCTTGACCACATCATCCCCACCACTGATGACTCGTCTGGTGCCTCCTCTGCCGGACAAACCCAAACGACCAATATTGCCTATTGGATCAAACTCGATGCTATTGTTCTATCTTGGATCTATGTTACCCTTTCCAATGAATTGCTGATCAATATACTCACTCCAGGATCCACCGCTCAACAAACATGGAAACGAATCAAGGCTATCTTTCATGATAACCAACACTCACGAGCTGTTCATCTTGCTGCTAAATTCGCCAACACCAAACTCGGTTCCTTTCCCAATATGTCTGCTTACTGCTAGGAAATGAAGCACATAGCCGATCAATTAAGTGATGTTGGATCCAAAGTTGAAGATGATAAACTCGTTCTGCAGTTAATCGCTGGTCTGAGTGACGGGTATGATACCGTCGGTTCGCTTATGACACACGCCAAGAAACTACCATCCTTCTCTGAAGCAAGGTCGATGTTGATTTTAGAAGAAACAAGGAAAGCTAAGCAATCACCCAGCCCCAATCCCACCGCCCTTGTTGTGACAACACCATCACCATCCCCACGAGCACCATCACCTGACCAATTTACCAATCGTCCGACTTACAGTCGCAATCGGAACAGTTCTCGAGGGAGAGGTCGTCAGTCTTCTTCAAGAGGAAGAGGT
The window above is part of the Rutidosis leptorrhynchoides isolate AG116_Rl617_1_P2 chromosome 1, CSIRO_AGI_Rlap_v1, whole genome shotgun sequence genome. Proteins encoded here:
- the LOC139840601 gene encoding uncharacterized protein, yielding MAAARLHPAITVSNIKNFVPITLELNTSHYSSWAELFKIHCQAFDVLDHIIPTTDDSSGASSAGQTQTTNIAYWIKLDAIVLSWIYVTLSNELLINILTPGSTAQQTWKRIKAIFHDNQHSRAVHLAAKFANTKLGSFPNMSAYC